From a single Miscanthus floridulus cultivar M001 chromosome 8, ASM1932011v1, whole genome shotgun sequence genomic region:
- the LOC136473558 gene encoding L-type lectin-domain containing receptor kinase S.7-like isoform X1 has translation MTTRPSVLTLLLLLAVQLPPAAAAAKHRHASESAPAPPASYLLVSWASNLTLLGSASLHPGATAVALTTPSRDGVGAGRALFSEPVRLFVPSSSAAASFSTRFTFRITPAPTYGDGLAFLLTSSRTFLGASNGFLGLFPSSSASDEGEADLRGVTTVAVEFDTHRDVALRDPDGNHVALDAGSIFSVASASPGVDLRAGVPITAWVEYRAPRRRLSVWLSYSSFRRPEKPALSADADLSGLLRTYMYAGFSASNGNGAALHVIERWTFRTFGFANSSRASPPSEPPAQPNKALLPPNKPLLLTGSHQHHHLIYKVLGGVLGGMVLLIFAIVASVVWLSRPARRPTEERTVPPSEDKPYGTMSMEVVRAATKSFDSGNVIGIGGSGATVYEGVLPSGSRVAVKRFQAIWPCTKSFVSELAAMLNCPNHPNLVRLAGWCCSKDELVLVYEFMPNGNLDCALHTMGGATLPWEARFRAVLGIASALEYLHDGCDRRILHRDIKSSNVLLDGEFNARLGDFGLARLVSHGGLPLTTQPAGTLGYLAPEYVHSGVATERSDVYSFGVLALEVATGRRPTERGISVVDWVWVLWDRRRLVDAADQRLQGRFVAEEMRRILLVGLSCVHPDCRKRPGMRRVVKMLDGTAPLTMVPDKKPPVMLQTQVNQASGGKSTQRWEFISQARRRH, from the exons ATGACCACGCGCCCCTCCGTGCTCACGCTCCTCCTCCTACTCGCCGTCCAGctccctcccgccgccgccgccgccaagcacCGCCACGCGTCCGAATCCGCCCCAGCACCACCCGCCTCCTACCTCCTCGTATCGTGGGCAAGCAACCTCACGCTCCTGGGCTCCGCCTCCCTCCACCCGGGCGCCACAGCCGTCGCGCTCACCACCCCGTCCCGTGACGGCGTCGGTGCCGGGCGCGCCCTCTTCTCGGAGCCCGTCCGCCTCTTCGTCCCCTCCTCCTCCGCAGCCGCCTCCTTCTCTACCCGCTTCACCTTCCGCATCACGCCCGCGCCCACCTACGGTGACGGCCTCGCCTTCCTCCTAACCTCTTCCCGGACTTTCCTCGGCGCCTCCAACGGGTTCCTCGGCCTCttcccctcctcctccgcctcggaCGAGGGCGAGGCCGACCTCCGCGGCGTCACCACCGTAGCCGTCGAGTTCGACACCCACCGCGACGTGGCGCTGCGTGACCCGGACGGCAACCACGTCGCGCTCGACGCGGGTTCCATCTTCTCCGTCGCGTCCGCGAGCCCCGGCGTCGACCTCAGGGCAGGCGTACCCATCACCGCCTGGGTGGAGTACCGCGCCCCACGCCGCCGCCTCAGCGTGTGGCTCTCGTACTCGTCGTTCCGCCGCCCAGAGAAGCCCGCGCTCTCTGCTGATGCCGACCTCTCCGGACTCCTGCGCACATACATGTACGCCGGCTTCTCGGCGTCCAATGGCAATGGCGCGGCGCTTCATGTCATTGAACGCtggaccttccgcaccttcggCTTTGCCAACTCATCCCGCGCGTCGCCGCCATCTGAGCCCCCAGCACAGCCCAACAAGGCACTGCTGCCGCCCAACAAACCACTGCTGCTTACAGgaagccaccagcaccaccacctaatCTACAAGGTGCTCGGTGGAGTCCTTGGAGGCATGGTCTTGCTTATATTTGCCATCGTCGCCTCTGTTGTCTGGCTTTCCAGGCCAGCTCGTCGCCCAACTGAAGAGCGTACAGTGCCGCCGAGCGAGGACAAGCCTTATGGGACGATGTCTATGGAGGTGGTACGAGCAGCAACAAAGAGCTTCGACAGTGGCAATGTGATTGGCATTGGTGGCTCTGGTGCCACTGTGTATGAGGGAGTGCTCCCATCTGGTTCAAGAGTTGCTGTCAAACGGTTCCAGGCTATATGGCCGTGCACGAAATCATTTGTAAGTGAGCTTGCGGCCATGCTCAATTGCCCAAATCATCCCAATCTTGTGCGGCTTGCTGGGTGGTGCTGCAGTAAGGATGAGCTCGTGCTTGTTTATGAGTTCATGCCCAATGGGAATCTTGACTGTGCGCTGCACACAATGGGTGGAGCAACACTTCCGTGGGAGGCACGGTTCAGGGCAGTGCTTGGTATCGCCTCTGCGCTTGAATATCTACACGATGGGTGTGATCGCCGGATTCTACATCGTGATATCAAGTCATCTAATGTGCTACTCGATGGTGAGTTCAATGCCAGACTAGGTGATTTTGGACTTGCTCGTCTGGTGAGCCATGGTGGATTACCGCTGACAACACAGCCAGCAGGCACACTTGGCTACCTTGCTCCAGAGTATGTGCATTCAGGTGTTGCAACAGAGCGGTCTGATGTGTACAGTTTTGGTGTGCTTGCTCTGGAGGTGGCCACTGGCCGGAGGCCAACAGAGAGGGGAATCTCTGTTGTTGACTGGGTGTGGGTTCTATGGGATCGTCGGAGGCTAGTTGATGCTGCAGACCAGCGGCTTCAGGGCCGATTTGTTGCGGAGGAGATGCGACGGATTCTGCTTGTGGGTCTCTCTTGTGTGCATCCGGACTGTAGGAAGCGACCTGGTATGCGAAGGGTAGTCAAGATGCTTGATGGGACTGCACCCTTGACAATGGTGCCAGATAAGAAGCCACCTGTTATGCTCCAGACACAAGTAAATCAAG CGTCTGGTGGGAAATCTACTCAACGCTGGGAATTCATCTCCCAAGCCCGGAGGAGGCACTAG
- the LOC136473558 gene encoding L-type lectin-domain containing receptor kinase S.7-like isoform X2 — protein MTTRPSVLTLLLLLAVQLPPAAAAAKHRHASESAPAPPASYLLVSWASNLTLLGSASLHPGATAVALTTPSRDGVGAGRALFSEPVRLFVPSSSAAASFSTRFTFRITPAPTYGDGLAFLLTSSRTFLGASNGFLGLFPSSSASDEGEADLRGVTTVAVEFDTHRDVALRDPDGNHVALDAGSIFSVASASPGVDLRAGVPITAWVEYRAPRRRLSVWLSYSSFRRPEKPALSADADLSGLLRTYMYAGFSASNGNGAALHVIERWTFRTFGFANSSRASPPSEPPAQPNKALLPPNKPLLLTGSHQHHHLIYKVLGGVLGGMVLLIFAIVASVVWLSRPARRPTEERTVPPSEDKPYGTMSMEVVRAATKSFDSGNVIGIGGSGATVYEGVLPSGSRVAVKRFQAIWPCTKSFVSELAAMLNCPNHPNLVRLAGWCCSKDELVLVYEFMPNGNLDCALHTMGGATLPWEARFRAVLGIASALEYLHDGCDRRILHRDIKSSNVLLDGEFNARLGDFGLARLVSHGGLPLTTQPAGTLGYLAPEYVHSGVATERSDVYSFGVLALEVATGRRPTERGISVVDWVWVLWDRRRLVDAADQRLQGRFVAEEMRRILLVGLSCVHPDCRKRPGMRRVVKMLDGTAPLTMVPDKKPPVMLQTQVNQGSSMNSVDTVNTAFYSCR, from the coding sequence ATGACCACGCGCCCCTCCGTGCTCACGCTCCTCCTCCTACTCGCCGTCCAGctccctcccgccgccgccgccgccaagcacCGCCACGCGTCCGAATCCGCCCCAGCACCACCCGCCTCCTACCTCCTCGTATCGTGGGCAAGCAACCTCACGCTCCTGGGCTCCGCCTCCCTCCACCCGGGCGCCACAGCCGTCGCGCTCACCACCCCGTCCCGTGACGGCGTCGGTGCCGGGCGCGCCCTCTTCTCGGAGCCCGTCCGCCTCTTCGTCCCCTCCTCCTCCGCAGCCGCCTCCTTCTCTACCCGCTTCACCTTCCGCATCACGCCCGCGCCCACCTACGGTGACGGCCTCGCCTTCCTCCTAACCTCTTCCCGGACTTTCCTCGGCGCCTCCAACGGGTTCCTCGGCCTCttcccctcctcctccgcctcggaCGAGGGCGAGGCCGACCTCCGCGGCGTCACCACCGTAGCCGTCGAGTTCGACACCCACCGCGACGTGGCGCTGCGTGACCCGGACGGCAACCACGTCGCGCTCGACGCGGGTTCCATCTTCTCCGTCGCGTCCGCGAGCCCCGGCGTCGACCTCAGGGCAGGCGTACCCATCACCGCCTGGGTGGAGTACCGCGCCCCACGCCGCCGCCTCAGCGTGTGGCTCTCGTACTCGTCGTTCCGCCGCCCAGAGAAGCCCGCGCTCTCTGCTGATGCCGACCTCTCCGGACTCCTGCGCACATACATGTACGCCGGCTTCTCGGCGTCCAATGGCAATGGCGCGGCGCTTCATGTCATTGAACGCtggaccttccgcaccttcggCTTTGCCAACTCATCCCGCGCGTCGCCGCCATCTGAGCCCCCAGCACAGCCCAACAAGGCACTGCTGCCGCCCAACAAACCACTGCTGCTTACAGgaagccaccagcaccaccacctaatCTACAAGGTGCTCGGTGGAGTCCTTGGAGGCATGGTCTTGCTTATATTTGCCATCGTCGCCTCTGTTGTCTGGCTTTCCAGGCCAGCTCGTCGCCCAACTGAAGAGCGTACAGTGCCGCCGAGCGAGGACAAGCCTTATGGGACGATGTCTATGGAGGTGGTACGAGCAGCAACAAAGAGCTTCGACAGTGGCAATGTGATTGGCATTGGTGGCTCTGGTGCCACTGTGTATGAGGGAGTGCTCCCATCTGGTTCAAGAGTTGCTGTCAAACGGTTCCAGGCTATATGGCCGTGCACGAAATCATTTGTAAGTGAGCTTGCGGCCATGCTCAATTGCCCAAATCATCCCAATCTTGTGCGGCTTGCTGGGTGGTGCTGCAGTAAGGATGAGCTCGTGCTTGTTTATGAGTTCATGCCCAATGGGAATCTTGACTGTGCGCTGCACACAATGGGTGGAGCAACACTTCCGTGGGAGGCACGGTTCAGGGCAGTGCTTGGTATCGCCTCTGCGCTTGAATATCTACACGATGGGTGTGATCGCCGGATTCTACATCGTGATATCAAGTCATCTAATGTGCTACTCGATGGTGAGTTCAATGCCAGACTAGGTGATTTTGGACTTGCTCGTCTGGTGAGCCATGGTGGATTACCGCTGACAACACAGCCAGCAGGCACACTTGGCTACCTTGCTCCAGAGTATGTGCATTCAGGTGTTGCAACAGAGCGGTCTGATGTGTACAGTTTTGGTGTGCTTGCTCTGGAGGTGGCCACTGGCCGGAGGCCAACAGAGAGGGGAATCTCTGTTGTTGACTGGGTGTGGGTTCTATGGGATCGTCGGAGGCTAGTTGATGCTGCAGACCAGCGGCTTCAGGGCCGATTTGTTGCGGAGGAGATGCGACGGATTCTGCTTGTGGGTCTCTCTTGTGTGCATCCGGACTGTAGGAAGCGACCTGGTATGCGAAGGGTAGTCAAGATGCTTGATGGGACTGCACCCTTGACAATGGTGCCAGATAAGAAGCCACCTGTTATGCTCCAGACACAAGTAAATCAAGGTTCATCAATGAATTCAGTGGATACTGTCAATACAGCGTTCTACAGTTGTCGCTGA
- the LOC136473560 gene encoding uncharacterized protein → MDRLDMMENKPRIEVHSSSSDDSDRERKREEDEAQQDEVAEAKKTPPLGWNHNHHEAAGGVGNNRRWLLSKQLSMKETTREAKWEKRRRQILRRSSMVSVNDDGGGGGNKSIVEERHHHRHVMRSSSERAMRCLTDEDLDELRGSFELGFGFDEETGGAHLRDTLPALEFYFAVNRQLSDPKLRTLAAASPTSTLSAVSSSSTLPDIPSPRSPNAGATASGGADAWKIFTPGDNPQLVKTRLRHWAQVVACSIKHG, encoded by the exons ATGGATCGATTGGACATGATGGAAAACAAGCCGCGCATCGAAGTTCACTCCTCGTCGTCGGACGACAGCGAcagggagaggaagagggaggaggatGAAGCACAGCAGGACGAAGTAGCCGAGGCGAAGAAGACGCCCCCGCTGGGTTGGAATCACAATCACCACGAAGCGGCCGGCGGCGTTGGCAATAACAGGAGGTGGCTTCTATCGAAGCAGCTGTCAATGAAGGAGACCACCAGGGAGGCCAAATGGGAGAAGCGTCGGCGGCAGATACTGCGGCGCAGCAGCATGGTATCGGTAAACGACGACGGAGGAGGCGGTGGCAACAAGAGCATCGTCGAGGAACggcatcatcatcgtcatgttATGAGGTCTTCGTCGGAGCGCGCAATGAGGTGCCTGACCGACGAGGACCTTGACGAACTGCGGGGCTCCTTCGAGCTCGGGTTCGGATTCGACGAGGAGACCGGCGGCGCCCACCTCCGCGACACGCTCCCCGCCCTCGAATTCTACTTCGCTGTGAACCGGCAGCTGTCGGACCCCAAGCTGCGGACGCTGGCGGCGGCGAGCCCCACGTCGACGCTGTCGGCCGTGTCATCGTCTTCCACGCTCCCCGACATCCCGAGCCCACGCAGCCCCAACGCCGGCGCAACCGCGTCCGGCGGAGCCGACGCATGGAAGATTTTTACCCCAG GTGACAACCCTCAGCTTGTGAAGACGAGGCTGAGGCACTGGGCGCAGGTGGTGGCTTGCTCCATCAAGCACGGCTGA